The DNA window AACTTATACTGCAATACATCAAGTATTTTATGTGCATACCTTCTTATACAAACAAACTCTGCAATGACACCATTGACAACATTATCTTACTGATAACTTACATCACGcctttctttataattttattactcatcTTTATCAATAAACACTTCTCACACAATAACTGTTATTCAACCTTCAGTCCTTCACTCGTACTTTATTTCGTTCTTATCTTACTACCCTCAATATGACCGACAATAGTTTAGCAGTACTTAGGTACtcaattacaattaatataatattattatgtgaaacAAATTCATTGTTATGAGTGCTTGTTTGATTTGTGACCTCATTTGTAGCAGGAAAAGGAATTAAATTGATGATAACGCTCGCTTCGGCGGCCATGTTGTTTGTCACATTAAACGTTCGTTCTGACTGTACCAGGACCACAGATGCGTAGGGCGTGTCATGAAAAAATGCCAGATTCCATTCCGCACATATTATATTCTGATTTCGTAATGAGATCTAATTTATGAAACGATTGTGTAATgtgatgtaggtactaaatatctacatacatttcAAGTCCTTAAGATTATCCCGATAGCTACAAACTAGATTGAGATTTACTCGGAAGTGAATACCTTATTAGCTAAGTTATTATCTATACAAAACAACAGAGTAAATTCTCACGGATATAAGGATAAAATGGGTAAGGATAATCAACACTCAACATGTGTATATACAAAATCATGTGTTCCTTAGATAAAAACTTTGTTATAGAGGAAACTGAACTATATAAACGACTAGTGCCTAAAGGgctaatacaaatatttacccCAATTAGActaaacaatatacataataacaaaacaaacagcgCATTCTTGTAAATAATTAGAATAACGATAATGCTTTTAATCAATGGCTCACTTAGATAATTACAATAACCGAGTCAGATAAATAGCAAGCCAAAACACAGTCCCGCCGCTAGAGTTTATTTGATAGTGGACATTGTACCTGTAAGTAACCGTAGCTCATTATTTTTAGCCGCGACTTGCATCCGCGTCCGTTATAACTACACGTAAATGTTTATGTTCCAACTAACACGCGTTACAGTTTCGAAATCTTCTGAGAACATTCACATGCTGTAGTGTGCAACATGTTGCTTTCAATCGATTTTAATCGTCCCGTGCTgcgtttgttttattgttactacATGTATCTTGTCTGTTGGTGGATGCAATTCCTCAATTTAACATAAAGGAAACGTTAATAAACATGcagaaaattgttgtttttaaaggttatttcaatataaaacatttaatgtttaaattctATAGCCGCTCCTGAAGCTGCTTcatattcttatttaaaaaaatggtaaatgTAGTATTGTAGTTCTAtagcaataattattattccacTAGGGTGAAGAATCCGTCGGTTCGATCAACACAATGTCGATATGCAAGTCAGAACTTCTGTTCTCCCCCGTAAAAGAGGGTGTGCATGGTGTCCACTTCAGCGTCGACAGTTTGGACTGCGAACTGCCCTCTGAGCAGGATCTTATACTCACCTGCCAAGCCAACAAGGACAACTACACCATCGCCTTTGAGGGCAGTCTCACCACATACTCTGAGGACAGTGAGTGCGTTGAACCGGCCGTCAATCAAAAACATGGTAAGCAACACCGAATCCCTTCCTAGAACTACTGATGCATACCATTATAATGATATAATGTTTACTATGACGATAATTTGCACACCTGAACTGAATCATTGGTGTGTAATTACTCACAATAACTTGCCAGCTCATACAGTTATCTGTTTTCAGACAAATTGGGCGAGGAAGAAACCTTAATTTTAGATAACGATGAAAGAACGCGCAGGAATTTAGAATTATTAGAGAGATGTAAGAAATTAACTAATAAGCTAACGACGTCTATGGCTAGAAGCGATTTAGGATTAACTACATGGAGTAAGCTTAAGAAACAAACAAGTCAGTCACCCTTAAGgaggtaattaatattattacaataaatagtataattactatattttgttatttattcgaTATTTAATGATGAATTTAATTTTAGGCATCCCTCTGGAAATAACAATGAAGGTTCAAATGAAGCGACTGATGTAACAGACGACAACATGAGCAATTCAGTCATCAAAAGCCAAAGTTTGCCAAATCTGTATAGGCGAAAACTTATGAATAGTTCCATAAATTCAGCTGCTCTGAGTAATTCAACGGTATGTACCCGGTGTCATTGCCAAGAAATTTAGTGGCATCTAATTTCTCGCGTATTTATATTGTGCTAACGATATGTTTTATTCGCAGGTCGATTCTTTCACCGTTAATCAAAGACTAATGGGTACTCCAATGTGCATGAAAGTGTACGATGTCTCACAACACCGGTCACAAGGAAGCCAACATTCAGAACCTATGAGCACATCTTCAACTGATAACCAAACTTCTTCAGATAAAAGTCaaccaaaacaaacatttagtttagtaaagttatttatgaaacaaaagaGCATGAGCAACGATGGAATCGTAAGCATGGATCAGATGGATAGATCAGAGTGCTGGCCGTCGAGCTCAGGAGGAGAAAGTGGAGAATCAATGGGCGAGCAAAAATTAGTCGACTCCAAAACTGCAATTTCTGAGCGCCCTCAAATTGATTTACCGAGTACTGCTGTAGAAGAAGTTTCATCAGTGGTCTATGAAGAGATACAGACAGTAAATCCTTACAATAACAGAGTATACGATGAAGTTTTAATTGAAGAAGAAGAAACGGGTGATGGATCCAAATTGAGTGACAGTGAGAGTAATCTTTATGCTACAGTTAACAAACCACATATTAAGagaactaatttaaatattatgaatagtCCGTCTAGAATGAGAACTAATAGAAAATCAtgttcttcccaatcttcaGCCACTAGTGTAAGCATTTCAAGCTGCTCTGAGTCTGACGGTACGCAAATAACTAAAATGAATAGGCTGTTACAACGTGAGCCTTGCGATCACAAATCGACGTCAACTCACCTTGAAACCGATACCATAGATAAGAGTATACAAACATCCAGCATGCAATTATCTAACATGtctcaaaaagaaatattcaaggtcGTTGAACCTtcatttttagaaaaattaaaagaagGTGATTGCGAAAAGCCTGTTTTCGTTTTATATCCCAGCTATACTTTGCCAGACATTAGCTTCCTGAACGGAAgaccaaacatttatttaaatccttTAAAAGTAAACATATCTCCCAGATCGAGTGAAAGCAAGAAAAACAGACTGCAAGTCAAAGGTAAACGACCGTTCTCATGCAATGATCTTGAAATGTTAAAGAAAAAGGGACTCGGTCATATAAAAGACTGGGATTCACTAAACTTTTTACTTCCAACGGAATGTAAACAATTGCTCTCTGAAGTTCCTGAACTTATGCAGCACATGAAAGAAAAAGAAGGTACGCAAAAATGCGGAGACAAATATTGCAGTGCTTCACCAGCATCGAGATCTAAAAACCGACCAACAAGTTGTGATTGTAACAACTTAGTGGGCAACACTACAACAGTATCTTCGAGCTCGAGTACAGCTACTCAGCCATCTTCGGGATATCGTGGTTCATCCACAATGCTCACCGACTCTTCGGCTCAAAACAGTCCTGCTCCAGCTGGGAATTTCAATCCATTGTTTGTGTATCGTTACGATAGCGCAACAAGCTCAGAAGCAAGTGGTGTTAACAACGAGGGTCAGAGAATAAATCCCAATATTCCAAAAAGATCACTCTCATTGGCAGATCAAACTCGTATTCCCAAACAAGGTGAATTAGCGCCACCAAGGCCACCATTGCCAAAAAGCATATTACGTAAGTCAATGGATAAGACACGGAAGTCTAGCACACATACTAAACGATACAGTATGTTCGAAATGGATGATCTTATACAAGATCCAGTTGTATGCATGACAGCAGCAACGGAACACAAAACTAAGAGAAGATCGTTGCAAGAACCTTACTATCTCCAGAATCAAACTATGGATTATAGGAAGAACAACGATATTGCTGCGAAAAGATTATCACAACAATTCCTCGATGCTGCAGAGAAAGACGCAGATTACAACGAATATTATCCAGATGAAGGTGTTGGAACGGAAAGTAGCCTTGAATCTGGAAAATCGAATGAATTAAAGTTTCATAGGCCACACACTCCACCATTGCCTAAGCCAAGAACAAAGCAGATGGAATATACTGAATTTCCACCTCCTGGTGCACTCATCAGTAGTGCAGATTTACAACAACTTGAGGAGTTCTTGAAACACAGTGGATTTAACTGTCTAAACATGGATGAGTGGGATCAGAATCAAGTTCAAAAGGTAAGGAACCAGGTGTCCAAATTTCTGCAGATGAAGCGATCTCAGGAGGAGAACCAAAGGTCCACGGAATCAAGTGGCAGTAGTTGTAATAGTAAGAAATCAGTGAGTTTTGCGCAGAAGTCTGAGGTCACGAAGGCCGAAAGCCAACAGTCTCAATTAAAACCTATGGAAGATGTAAAGGGGGTCAGTCTAACCACGCCACCTAACTCTCCAAATATTTCCGCTGTGATAGCGCAGAGGCTTTATCAGGTAACGTTTCATTTGCTAATGCTAGTTCTGCTCACCCGCGTCATTGCCCGTTAATTTCTGTGAGTACCTTCGGTTCTTACTTTGCTCTTATTTTTCCGTTTATCTTCCGTTCTCAGTGtctttttgattatttttcagCATTATTACCTGCTTGTACGGATGTGCTATTATTTTAtgctgtattattttattttgcacaaatattttacttagcaAGTTGAACACGTTACCTGCGCTTGCTACTCATTAATCACTCTGCCATTAATCTAAATGTGTTATCAATGTGTTTCTTGCATGCCAAATATTGgataagattaaataatttcagGGAAAGAATTTAGCGGAAATTCCTATTTGTGAAGAAGCTGAAGTAAGCCCTGATGAATTTGGAAGTCCCATCCATCATGACGCGAGAGGAAAATACGATGTGATTGACGTATCACAAAAAAGAGGTACGAATTTACTTTAAAGAaagtataattttgttaaacTGCAAATTGCGatcaatttaatgttttttcttttatttcagcTTTAGTTTCAAATGTGACCGATGCTGTGGAAATGCTTATCCAACATTTCTCGTCTGCTACGGATCAAGCCGAGTTAGCTTTCTTAGGAGACTCCAAAGAATCTCCAGCCTGTGCAAAAATCGCCCTAAATGCATTGTGTCCAGCTTTATATGCAATATTTAGGGACGGCCTCAAAGAGAACATCGAAACTTCTTTTGGAGCCGTAAATAATTCCGTTTGGCAAATGGTAGAAGCAACCGCAAGACaaggtaaataaatagcaaCTTCTATGCCCTTTACTCTTCTGCATACCTGTAGACTGAACATTaatgtaaatgtttttgttttaggaCCAATCACAAAATCTCTAAATGAATTGGTACTGCGAATTAACAGCGAAGACGCAGTCACCGAGGGATTGGTCAAATTCAATGCCTTCATCCTTGGTTTGCTCAAGTAAGTTcagtaaattaatgttatgttaactTCATCATATCAAAGTCGttcttatttctatttaaaatgttacGTCTGTTCCAGTGCGCAATCAGTAGACGCTTGGGTGTCATACATCCGAACACGAGAGTCTATACTTGCCAAACACTACAGTCCTGATTCTCTGATCCTTGCTGGATGTGTGGGAGAACCGCGATGCCGTGCTCTTCTGGACACATTACTCGCCAGCCTTGAACCATTAAAACTCTTACCATTCTCCCTGGACCTCATGTTCGAAATGCGTGAGCTGCACAGAAGTTTCAAGAAGATCGAAAGCGACATGCGTGCCGCCAGTCGGGTAAGTTTGGATACTATCATAAAATAACATCTAATATCTAAAAGCCAACACTGAATGCTACTTTCCCATGAAATATACGTAATCAATATTCCGTGTCTTTCGTGTTCTGAAACCACTATCGCATACTATCAAACAGCCGCCTGCCGGAGCAACATCgctttatttgcattttattgtttactgcATGTGCTTAAATCACAGTTCACGGCGTACCAACGCGATATTTTAGCATTTACTTTCGTGCACAGCTTacataaaatgcaaataaacgTTTTGCCGAGCGATCGAAACCGATCGATGACCTTGTCAAGGACTTTAATTTTACTAATCTAACTTTGGATGGCATGATGCATGATGCTAAACAACATTTGGTGTATTTAACAGCCCACTTCGATTAACACTCCACCACTAACCCTGAACCAGCGGAATTTGCTGAAGCTGGTGCGTTCGATGCAGTCGAGCGGTCTCTCCAGCGACGACTGTCAGACCAGTGTCATAATGAGACATAAAGAGCCCAAAAACAAAGAGCCGTCAACACCCGACCTGCTGAATGATTCGGCAAACGTAAAGACCACAGTTGAAAAGAATAGACCACGCTCATGTGTTAATCCGACAACGATCGGTTATGATATTTGTCCGAACAACAGCAGGATAGAGATAGAAAGTAACCGCAGATGGTCCGGGGTGCACTTGGGCTCTAAGTTAATGCAGGCGTTCGATAGGCTCGTGTTCGACGACAGCGACGATTACACTGATAGCCTAGAAAACAATAAGCCTCCCACCGCTAAGCCCTCCAGCAATGAAGTGAAGGTAACTCGGCGGTGCTTTGTGTGGACATTATCTGAATGTTTTGCGCTTAGACAATGTTTTGTTGCGGTCTCCGTTGTTATTAATTTGCCGGCTGTTCTGGTACCTACCTCGCTTACTGcttctaacatttattttgtgtgcTTACTTTTGTTTTATCCTCACGTGTCGTCATGTTCAATGGTTGTGCTGCTGCATTTATGCCGTCATGTTGTACGTAAATTGTCCCTATTGAtgttttcttatattatttactcctacatagtaatttaatatcttttttcttagatttttttccCTCAATTTTGTAAAGAATGATGGTCCCGGAGAGAACTTTGTTACTAGGTGTGCCGATTATAATGGTTCTCGCATATTTTATTTAGCTGGAGTGCAGCGGTGAGGAGCATTGGCGACCAGGATCCGCCAGTAGCGGTGCCAGTGGCAACACCGGCAATGGCAGCGGCAACTCGGGTGGCAAGTTCCGTCGTCTGCAACTCAAGTGGGAAATGCTCAGTAATGCTGAAAGTCCCGTTACGCCCTCAGGTATGTTTCCTTGGTGTCACTATAAAGAATTAGTTCTAAATCAGTTTGATATATACCTTGTAGAAGCATGTTACATTTACAAATATCGACTTTTAAAAAGTTGTTGAAAATCTAATTTTCTCCAGTTGCGAATATATGTTTAAACTATTCTCCCTCATTACCATACACCCTTCGATTTGCTATTCTGTAAGTACTACACAGTAAATAACAGTATTCCAAGGGCAGACACATCGTTTCGCCGGATGTATAAACAATCGTACTTGTTATCGTCTCTCGTAGTTACAGCtactgaattaaataaactaaacgaATTCATTGAATTAAATGTAACGAAATAAAGAGAACACATAAACTGACTAAATAGTTGCAGTaatgtatacaatatacatccGTAGATAAAGTATAGATTGGCCAAACAGCAATGCAAAAACAAGTTTACATCGTTCATGAGAACAAGGAGCAGCTGTGTAAACCTTGTATTGGGGGATGATGTCATGCTTATACGAATGCCTaacttacttacatatttagGTACTACATACCACCATGTTTTTATACCAAAACATGATAgggaaagtacatataaaatatgcaGGTATATTGTCAACCAATAGGCATGATTCCAGGTACCGCTGTTAATATTGTGTTAGGTACACCATGACTAAATacgaataaatataaattttattggtTAATTTCTTGTCCAAACTGCTGGAAACCTAACTGGATgccgtttatttttttaaattagtggTTCAATTAGTTCAGATTAGATTAAAAAACTCTCTATTTTACACCATAAAAGCACaaaggacaaacattcaaaaattgacagtacaatgggcggtcttatcactaAAAAGCGATCTCTTTCAGACAACCTTTGATGGATAGATATGATTGCATTTAACAATGTTATAAAGTGTACTGTTTGTTGATGAATTCAGGAGAGACGTCACCAGCAGCGGCTCGTGGTTCCAAGATCCCCAGGCCTGTGTCGTCGCCCGTACGGCCGGTAGCACCGACGTTGCAGTCACCAGCCAAGACGACCCATCGGTAAActaacacaattatttttaaattccattCCTATATAACCTGGAGGATGaggatggagtttcttgctcgttcttctccattcgaagcaacactttggaacgagcgcctagcttcactgacggacagactgacggacaattcaatttgacgtttcaaaagtgcctaatttaggattaatggaaataaatgaCTTTTGACCTATTGTTACTAGGTTTTTGACTTCTATGAGTGTAAAGTTTCGTTGGAGTTCACATAATTACTACGAATATCCAGTAGATTCTACTGTCGGTTCAGTATTTGGCGAACATTTTGGAAAAAATGCATGCAAGACATTCGTTAGTCTATTCAACCTTTTAAAAGGTTTGAGTGTTTAGAAGcactttaattatttcaaccGACCTTGTCACAATTTCTATTACCAAACAAATCAAAtgttaacacaaaaatattgttgCTAATTGACCAGTCTCCATGCGCAATGACGGACCAATTGTCTAGAACTAAGTATGTGGTCATTGTGCCAATTCCCCCTGGACACAATTGTTACTCTGTGACAAATATGGCATAACGAGAGCTTATAGCTCCATCAACCGGCATTATGTGGCAATGTGTGTTATAACTGGTTGCTATttgagtatattttttgtatttcttttcaaTATTTCAGGATTTTTGAATAATGTAAATAGATGGTCTGTTTTTACACATAAATACTACTCGTATCTGACTACTTTGCATAGAAAAGACGAAACAAATTCAGTCACTTGAAGTTCATACCTGACAACCGTACAAGTTTTTCTAAACTGTCATTcgtttaatgttttatataacattcaaataaataaaaatacaaaaactttCTTTACAGGGGAATTCCAGTGCCTGTGCGCAAAGGGACATCTCCAACGACCACCACACCCAGAGCATCAACTGCACGGGCTGGAACTACCAACAAGAAACCACCACAAGCCGCTAACAGGTAATTACTTAATGTTTAATTCGCAACTAAATATAATTCCATATAATTCACATTATTTTCCTCTTTGTTGTGACTAAAGTGGAAAATTTTACTGAAACCAGTTCGGTATTGTCGCGCCAACTACcatatttatgtaattgttCAGACTAGGTATTTACTggaataaacaatttcaaatttcaaTCGTCATAAAGTGTTATACACTCGGTAACATAGATAAAAAATTGTCtaagaataaaaagtaatacACGAAGAAATACTTCGTCCGcttataaaatgtaggtaatgtcGAAATAgctgctatattttatttttattgagcaCAAAATGATATTTATGCTACACTTACTTCAAGGTTGAATGGGATATCACAGGTGGcgggattatttatttttatcttcctACAGAAACACTGAAAAATTCTTCTTTGTATTATGCTTTTATATAAATTTGAATAGCACCGCAATATATTTAGCTTATAATGCACATCTTCAGAGTAATACCCGAGACGACGGCGAAACGACCCGAGGTGAAGCCGAGAGTACAAAATGTAGCTGTTTGTAATACTACCAATGTTAAAAGAACACCGTATGTACTATCAATGGGAATCAATTATTACTAACATCTTCAACACAGACAGTTTTATGCTAACAGCATGTGCATGTATGTGGGTTCAGGGAAAATTGCACCTTATGATGTGAAACAAATGTCAACCGAGAGCCATGACATGGTTAGGTCAATGCTTTGTCTACGTTATTCAAATTCTCACGAAATCccaaaaataatgttacttttgttattttacttacctatgtattttcttttttggcaTGAATCGaaacatttttacaaataattttctgGAAACTGTGCCAAACAAAAGTCAGTgtccttttatttcaaattgctGCCTAATAGTCATACGCCAAAAAAAACTAGAGCATCGTCAGCTTCTGTCACCAACAGAACTAGACTTCATCTCTACTATGATGCTTTTACGCACAGTCTAGAAGAAATCGAGATATTCATACTTCCAAACATATGAGTAGAATATCGTTGTAATAAGGCTATCATGTGACGTAATTGATGTAATAACAGGACGTCCCGAGTGGACGGCGCGGGTCACGGCGGCGCGGCTCCGAGGCCGTCGTCACTGCCGTACGGCCGCACGCCGCCCCCCGCTGCTCCACGGCGAGCCGCTTCCTCATCAGCAGCGCGAGCTCACCACGCACCTACACAGCAGAAAAACAAGTACGTATTTACTGAACCTCTACATTTTTAATGCCTTCTAATTCTATTGCCAAAATTACCATTGTCAAAAATTACCGTGCTATTTTCTCAACACCTTAAGAATCATGTGTGCATCTGTACATATCCCCCATATTATAcctttatttatgttgttaacCATTTTCTATAGAAATTGTTAATCTAAAAGTTTATGATTGATTTCCAGATACGTGAGAACCCTATGGCATCGGCTACCATCAGACTCCGGGCATCTTGCGTTCAACGAAGGAGAACGTCTCCGACTGATATTGGAGGTAGACGATCAGTACCTGCTGTGTTGTCGAGGTGAACAGAAAGGGCTAGTGCCGCGCGATGCCGTGCTCTTAGAGGATTTCTGATATTGGCAACCATAGCATGACTGGCAGCCATGTTGGCGCCCGTTACGTTTGAATGGCAAACGTTAGATTCGGTGAAAATCGCATTACGTTTATATTTTTCGATGTTTTGAGATCCTTACCATGAATTTACGAATCCATCTCGTTTAAAGTCATTATAGGCATCTAAACAACGAAAAATATGTACGTGAAATGTTCGAGAATATGTGCAATAGGTTCCGGAGTGGTGAATTGTTATGGAACTATACTTTGTTTCGTCTGGAAATGTGTTTGAACTCTTGTGTTGTGTAGTTTGATTCGGTATGTGAAAAAAATGAATGTGATCGTGAACTATGCTGTTCAAAGACTATGTGAATATTCTTGTAATGTAATTCTATGTTTCATACTCTACTCCATTCGATTGGAGCGCTAATTTTATGTcttaatcattatttaaaattatttaatttcgatATTGTTACTCAGCAATATTCATTCTTCGCAGAATCTTaacatcattaaatatctctcaCATTTCTAATTATTGTAGTAAAATCTAGTCTTACGTTTTAAGGCACGACAAGGTCTTGGACtgtatataaatttattttaagtaacacAAATTGTGGGAATATTTACTGGGAATGGCTGAGCGTGATGAAGACTTGATGACGCATTGACAGTAAATATTTATCTCAATAATATGTGATATATAGAATACTATTTACTTTTATGGTAGGAACAAAATCTCATACCTTAAGGGCAAACTCCATTGTATCTTAAAATCATTTGATTCATGACTGCCAAGGGAAACACGCTCCAAAGTACTTCGTTGTTTAGATAAATTACTTAAATGTGAATTTGATGTCTAAAATTACCCTTGATATAAACGATACTTGTATAGTATACTAATTACGACCTATTGGTATTAGTGACTTAACATGGTAGGTATAAGTTTAAAGGAAATTTTATAGTAATTCGGTGACTAAGTATTGTTTGTGAATGTTTCACTAAATTTTATTACGCGGGTACGGTGTATCTGGACTTTACTGACAAACTTTGACAGGGAACTTAGCCACAGATTGTGTAACTTCTGGCTACACTAACTGCATGCGGCCTCATCCGAAACACCTTCCTTAGCGGTCTGTGGTGAACTGTTCATTAACTAGCGGTGTAGGTGGACTAACTGGTGTACATTATTAACTGCATGGCCCTTACCGACACTGCCTTCCCCGAGCCGGCCTACACTCTCAACCAAACCTCaactgacagtttataatacgGTGTTGGTGTATAACTACCTCGTATCTCTAACTGCATGCACCTCTCCACTTCACACGTCCCAATACCAGCACAATATGCTTGTAACTCTGTACGTACCTACCGTACCTGACTATGTACATTACTAGCGATATTAAATCAATTATGATATCGATATTGATATTAAAGATGGATTCGTCATCTCAATGTCTGCTTAACAGTCACgaatattattgtgatataaTGGTCATATCACTGCTATTATGATGCGGAAAGAAACGATATTttggtatgtattgtattttattgctCAAGTTGGAAGCGCAACATTATCGGATGATATGATTGATATTAATATTCGAGACGTAATACtctaatattatacctattataaatttCAGTATTCGTTATTGGTGTATAGTaactgtacataatattaacatataTGGAGTTATTCTTAGTAGTGATTTTAGAGGTCAAAATTTGTAAGAAAACGTTTTGAATGCACGATACAGTTCCTCTCGTAGTCCGTCGTGCTATCGAGTCACAACATTGGTGAACATGTAGTCGATATACTCGTAGTGGGCTAAATTATTGTAATCGCGTGTAACCGAGGAGTGTTTCTCGAGGCAGTCGTGATGTTGACTCTTGCCGACTACGTTCAGTGAACAAGTGTGAGGCTCGTCGCCGCGGTAATCTCATCTCCTAGATGCGGACGTAAGT is part of the Spodoptera frugiperda isolate SF20-4 chromosome 30, AGI-APGP_CSIRO_Sfru_2.0, whole genome shotgun sequence genome and encodes:
- the LOC118269872 gene encoding uncharacterized protein LOC118269872 isoform X12, which produces MRIKTHSDFRPNGPPPRLGLKAASPGVAGADEDCNSNTSLTGSQHSHDDIDAHCDNSGYLWFLDYNPIFRDGSCHHTSVLSSVSASYKGISDLTSRFEFTSRYNDIARDLDANLAEADMESFRTEDIHALLMTANLPHDAIIDDRTHDGEESVGSINTMSICKSELLFSPVKEGVHGVHFSVDSLDCELPSEQDLILTCQANKDNYTIAFEGSLTTYSEDSECVEPAVNQKHDKLGEEETLILDNDERTRRNLELLERCKKLTNKLTTSMARSDLGLTTWSKLKKQTSQSPLRRHPSGNNNEGSNEATDVTDDNMSNSVIKSQSLPNLYRRKLMNSSINSAALSNSTVDSFTVNQRLMGTPMCMKVYDVSQHRSQGSQHSEPMSTSSTDNQTSSDKSQPKQTFSLVKLFMKQKSMSNDGIVSMDQMDRSECWPSSSGGESGESMGEQKLVDSKTAISERPQIDLPSTAVEEVSSVVYEEIQTVNPYNNRVYDEVLIEEEETGDGSKLSDSESNLYATVNKPHIKRTNLNIMNSPSRMRTNRKSCSSQSSATSVSISSCSESDGTQITKMNRLLQREPCDHKSTSTHLETDTIDKSIQTSSMQLSNMSQKEIFKVVEPSFLEKLKEGDCEKPVFVLYPSYTLPDISFLNGRPNIYLNPLKVNISPRSSESKKNRLQVKGKRPFSCNDLEMLKKKGLGHIKDWDSLNFLLPTECKQLLSEVPELMQHMKEKEGTQKCGDKYCSASPASRSKNRPTSCDCNNLVGNTTTVSSSSSTATQPSSGYRGSSTMLTDSSAQNSPAPAGNFNPLFVYRYDSATSSEASGVNNEGQRINPNIPKRSLSLADQTRIPKQGELAPPRPPLPKSILRKSMDKTRKSSTHTKRYSMFEMDDLIQDPVVCMTAATEHKTKRRSLQEPYYLQNQTMDYRKNNDIAAKRLSQQFLDAAEKDADYNEYYPDEGVGTESSLESGKSNELKFHRPHTPPLPKPRTKQMEYTEFPPPGALISSADLQQLEEFLKHSGFNCLNMDEWDQNQVQKGKNLAEIPICEEAEVSPDEFGSPIHHDARGKYDVIDVSQKRALVSNVTDAVEMLIQHFSSATDQAELAFLGDSKESPACAKIALNALCPALYAIFRDGLKENIETSFGAVNNSVWQMVEATARQGPITKSLNELVLRINSEDAVTEGLVKFNAFILGLLNAQSVDAWVSYIRTRESILAKHYSPDSLILAGCVGEPRCRALLDTLLASLEPLKLLPFSLDLMFEMRELHRSFKKIESDMRAASRPTSINTPPLTLNQRNLLKLVRSMQSSGLSSDDCQTSVIMRHKEPKNKEPSTPDLLNDSANVKTTVEKNRPRSCVNPTTIGYDICPNNSRIEIESNRRWSGVHLGSKLMQAFDRLVFDDSDDYTDSLENNKPPTAKPSSNEVKLECSGEEHWRPGSASSGASGNTGNGSGNSGGKFRRLQLKWEMLSNAESPVTPSGETSPAAARGSKIPRPVSSPVRPVAPTLQSPAKTTHRGIPVPVRKGTSPTTTTPRASTARAGTTNKKPPQAANRVIPETTAKRPEVKPRVQNVAVCNTTNVKRTPTSRVDGAGHGGAAPRPSSLPYGRTPPPAAPRRAASSSAARAHHAPTQQKNKYVRTLWHRLPSDSGHLAFNEGERLRLILEVDDQYLLCCRGEQKGLVPRDAVLLEDF